The nucleotide window GGTGTTCGTGAGCCAACGATTTGAATTTCGAATGTTTTCGAAGTTCCTCCTCCAATTTTCCACCTACAATACGGTTCTAGCAGTTGCACATATGTCCAAAATTGTTTGTTCATTTCCAGGGAAATAAAAGGGATAAAACAGCCGATATAAAGagaaaaccttgaaaaaataaaacttgtCTTTAAGGGAGAAATTGCGAAGAATCAGCTGTGCTGGTGTCGCTTAGTTTATTCCAGTGCCGTCGTGTCAAAGCTCGAGGCGCACTCCATCCGTGTCCAAATAAATTTAGGCAGGTACCCGTTCTTCAAAACATTACTCGAGAAAGCTGTGTGACACTCtaagaaaaatatcaagaccAGAGTTACTTTTACTTAAATTCTATTAGTTTGGTGATGATTtggcaaaattgtttttttttcttcagtctATAAGAAGTGCGAGCCCGCGAAGCGATTCTTCTGAGGACAGCGTTTTCGCGAATCAAGTATGCGCGCCTCGCTCATCAGGAAGGCTGAAAAAAATGGCGGCAATGTTCAATCGAGAAGTGAGCTTTGACGATAATCGCTCAGATATTTACGAAGACGACGAAGATAGAGGATTTTTCCAGATGAACGAGTCAGACGAAGGTATAGGCACTTTTCCTGATGAATAGGATACCCCGTTACGTTGCAGAAATTGCTAAAACTTTTTGTGTATTACGACGTCAAGTTGGAAAATAGACCAAAACATTGTTTAGGTTGTGAATTTTGCTGTGTTACCCTTCTTTCTTGTCAGGGTTAGAAGTTGGCGTTCGTAATTCTTTATTCCAATGTTAATTTAGTTAAAAGTATTGCTAATTTGAGTGTGGCTTGTCGTTCCTTTTGTGTACTTTTTTGTGTTGAAGGGTACGGGTGTTTTGTTTTACCAGCTTTACATCGCAGAATGTTCTCTCATTTTTTTTCACTATTTGCCCCCGAACTTTTCCGTTGTGAGCAAAGTGCTCCTAAATTTAATGCAAGTTTTGTTTAAGtaagaaaattaacaataaatgtTTATCTAAATCGGTTTTTATTAAGTTTTGTTTAGAAATAAAAGCTTCATCAACATAagcaccaataattattaacttaCTGTTCAATCTTAGATACAGAGGATGCCAGTGAAACTGACATGGCAAAACTAGAAGAGGAGTTTACTGAAATGAAAGAACAGTGAGTTGTATCCTCTATTTGAGTGCTTTGAAAATGCTGGTTTATTTAATAGAGTATTAGAAAGCTGGCCATTGTGCAAAGAAAATGAGTAAGAGTCATTTGAAGAACCCTGAGACATCTGTGAAACGAAATTCTGCCCAACTGCACTAAATTTTCACTTCAATGTCATTAGATAGACCACAGGTCAGTATTACAAATGAAAATTcatgctctttttttttgtttttttttttccagaatgtACCAAGAAAAACTGCAAGACTTTAAGCAACAGTTACAAAACCTGAATGGTGGTGAGTGCAATAAAATTGAGAATTGTTTTTGAACTTGAAGGATTGTAATTATtctaaaatgataaaattaatatccTGGTCatacaaaaacattttgattctaatttgaagcaaattgaTGGAAGGGAAGTGCTCTTGTTGTGTTATCATGTCTTCTCCTATTGGCTCGCAGTAAAAACTGGAgggaaaatatttttgcatggCATTAGCAGACTatgtggtgatgatgatgatgatggtgttTTATGGTCTAGAGGGAATGTTCAAAAGCAGATTTCAAAGCATTACTTTTTTACCATGGATCTGAGATATTCTCAGCATACTTTGTTGTCATGAAAAAGGTAGCAGTTATCTCGACTCTACTAAGATCATTTGTTTTTATCAACTTATTTTAATAGGTAAGCACCCAGAATATATGAAGAGGCTAAACAAACTGGATGTACTGAGAAGTGAAAGGCTGCTTATTGCAGGTGAAGTTTCCGCCACACTCACACCAGGGTATCCCCTGGAATTGTGTCCTGGTCTTTCTAGTGTATTTTAAGTGGTTGCTCCTGCAAAATTATGGGGAAAACCAAGCACTTCATATCACTTAACTGTTCACTCATACAATGAATGACAGGATACCTGTGACAGGAAGGCCATTAAGCCTTCAACTCTGGGGTTACAGGCTCTCTGCTCATTGTAGGTTTTGTAGTGTAATGTGGTGATGAATTTGCAGTACTAGTAAATATGATCGTAGTTTGTGAGACCTGTTAATGAATGAAATGGTTATTGTGAACATATGGGTTATTATCGACTGGAAGGTCAAATTCACTCTGTAGGACATACTTTGTTGATGGAAGAGTTTGTATCATGTTTGTCTTGATTACACAGTTAGTTTGTGGGCATTTTTATCTCTGCTGAAGACAAAAGGAgtgttcaaaatgtcaaaatcatCTAATTGTAAAATACAAGTACAGTGTTTGTGAGATTCAGCACGCAAATTCTACTATCTTCATAAATCTTGATGAGAAGAGCTTTCATGATGAAGCTTGTTCTTGCAtaacttctttctttttttgttctttagaAATCTGCAAGAAGTATGAGGTAAGTTTGAGAATGTAACCTCTTCtttttgcctgttttttttttcttctaactATTGTTAGTGAGccttaattatttttgttttcttctctcaGATTgagttgattgaaaaagaataTGTCAGAGAACAGAAAGCAGCCCAAGAAGAATATGAGGTTTGTtgtatttaatattttttcccagttataatgattataattattatgatttttgGTGCACGATGAAGTAAGGTGCTGGTAACTGAATTgcttttccattaatttttgttaaattcttgtcaataatttttgtaGCAAAAGAAAGTAGAACTCAAGAAAACACTTCTGAATGATTTGcaagagaagaagaaagtgatTGAGTCAGAGAGGATATCAATGGAGCTTACTGGAGGTAAATCTGAGATTACTTATCTTTAAGTCTTTATTGAATATACAAGTAAAAATACATACCTATACAGCGCGCAAAGAAAGTCGTGTCCGACAGCCCGGGGCTAGTGGATTTTGCAATCGGGCTAGTGAATTCTGTGCTTAACTTGCCTGACGGGCAAGCAAAGATTTTTCGgagaattaaaattacaaaagtactgtgagacaaatgttttaaattcgtAATAAATTCCTGCAGACCGAAAGTCGCTCCGACGAAGTGAAATCTGCAGAAACAAGATGAGGTATCGCATTACATGTCAGATTGGGTGCATAAAGAAAAGCAGATCttgaaaaaaaacttgtgaaaaatttttttcgggCTAGTAAAAATGACTTTCGGGCTTGCTGATGTTGGTTAccgcttgcccaaagggcaagctgtaaaattaaatttctttgcACCCTGTTATATTTACATATTATtgggtaaaaattaaaatatatttaaaatacgATCTATTATTAATGAAACTAGCTTTAAAAATAATGTTCCGTGTTAAGACTAGGTAGTAGGCTTGTTTGAGGTCTTAGATGTTTTAAGGATTCTTTAAATCTAGGCAACAAATTATACAGCAGATGATTAGATAAACAactaccgtaaacgtccgtgtataagccgcatccttagataagccgcacccccgatttcgaagggCAGAATttagaaaaaagtaaaaaaactcAGCCTGAAGtatcagtaaagttgtattgctacaaacaatcaaggtttcgaaacaccgacatagaagttgtggctatctttcacatttatcaagtctaaaaaaagcgaaatgtcatttgttgtaccttctttttcattgaaattttcaccaattttcaaaatgctcattcgatccgatttttcaagattatcacttcaaaacacgccataaagttgaattccttcggcattaaaaaaacaaacgaagaagtgctttggcggagctaagctttaaattttgggaggagtctgggcctgagcctggcctggacatcgtgtgggcataaacaaaaaaagctcttcggggataccacctgtataaatacgtctcgaaacccgcattaggctaaaaacttcacgcagaacaggagcctgataactcagtcgacgaatttgccatgaagctagtaaaaaacaacaaaacagttggccatttatctcgcgaatactcgcgaattttgtggtactataccGCATGTGGCGGAAAGATATGCGTGGCAGTggctggctgcagacgtttatttgttcgagtaaagcgaaaattaatcgcttgaaggaacttttgaagagcaagattcgctgatcaacactcgaagactcctttaactacaacaacacgctctcagtttcttttatgtttctttcttggcaccttaagaagttttatgaatattaagtaggtttttgagaactccaaacatagatgtatccatggataagccgcaccctcgatttttggcttcaattttgtgaaaaaaagtgcggcttatacatggacgtttacggtaattcTCTTGGAGATTGACCTGTCAGTTTTTTCAAGCATATCTGTAAATATCTATAACATAGGATATAAATCTATTCAATGGAAGGCAATTTATGTGGCCTTAGTGGGATCATAGGTTGGAcagcactatccattggataatctctatccattggataagtacgTAAATactatcaaaacctattgatTTATCCATTGTTTAGTGATTAATGCAATTGATAATGCCATCCACCCTTTTAACAACTGGGACGTGTTGGGTAGCAATATCCAATTCTTGAACAGTTGGATGATTTTCCTAACATTTGCATTCTTCAACTGAGAAAAAGGACTTATCTTTGAGTTAATTTGATACACCAGTGTTTCAATAACAGTTTTTCATCATTTCAGACTCTGTTGAGGTAAAGCCTGCAGTCACAAGAAAGCTGAGACGGAGACCTAATGATCCGCTGCCAGCAcctgaaaaaagaagaaaaacttcTCATATCTTTTTCATTCAAGAGGCATTAGAATGTACCTTAACgccatttctctgttttcactGTGGTTTCTAGATTCTTCTTTCAgtcataattatcataattattcaGTTTTCATAATTATCGTGGGTTTAACTGTATTATCAAAGCAACAATTTATTTGGAAGATAAATGATAGAGCCCACTTAAAAATTCAAGGCTTTGATAAAATGTCATTATTAAATGTATATCTGTTGCGGTGTGATAACCTTGACTGACTGCACCCCAGATAAACTATATGCTAGATGAGAAAGAGATATTGGAAGATTTGAAGGCACTCAACAAGTTGGTGTCACTTCCTGGAGAGGTGCAGTCACATTCTCTCTCTTGTATCACAGTAATGATAGAGAGCATTTAGGGCTAACAGATAAGCTTGGCTTCTCAGAGCATTCGTTTTCTCATCTCTCTTTGTAAAGACCAATGATGTGGTGCATGTAGTTTGACTTTCTGTTCATTTTGTCACATTAATTtctgttagtataaatttactcgtagtctatcgtgaatctgattggttaaattacttgtagactatctgctgatagtctacagttgtgaatagccaatgaaaatcggctattttgaacacgtgatgcttgtttcacacctcagtgtaCATCActcgcagtgtttgaaacctttgaattgccgatgtaaacacaataaaacattttttcctaaacgttactttacgtttttatgcaatttatactaaaacaattagactacttgcCCTCGTTTTCAACTTGGCTGGGCcttgttgactatctgctcgtaggaAACtcaggctcgtagtctaattgttagtTGTTTGATTTCTCAGGTACCATCTTCTCAGTCTCGGTCAGAGAATAAAACTGGAAACAGCCGAATTAAGACCTCAGGTAATAATTTTTACTTGTGTTCTGTAGTTGCAAATGATATTGTAATAATTTCTGACTAGCTTTGTCATATTGTACTGGTTTTCACATAATTCAAGCCCatattttaattattgtaataataattatttattgttctCTGGTGCAGAGTATGTGGTAGATGATGTCCATAAAACTGGAtgttattaaaaaaatacaaaatgggAAATTGAAAGTGGGAGATAAAACAATAGGAAAGGAAAAATATTCCCATATTTTTAGTTTTGTGGCCGTTTTGGTTCAGACTATAGATAATGAACTATCAAAACATGCAGTAACCTCGGATTTGTGTTCAGAGCTCGGTTTTTTTTCTCAGTGCCTTTAAGCTGTCGGGCAAAACCAGACCCTAATAATTTTACTTCACCTAACTACTTAACTAAACTGCCCATTGCAGGGAATGGCTCTCATTCAGAGATCTCATACCCACTCGAAGTTAGATCTGAAGATGGAAAACTTTTGTATGATAAGAAATGGTGAGTAAGAGCTCTTCCAAAAATAGGAAgacaatgaataataataataataataataataataatgaccaTTACTTTATGTAAGTCTCAATGTACTGTATTTAGCCAAGCACAGTGGGCTTACTATTTGAGGAGATTAAAAATCAAGTTAAATCACAACAAATcgaatcaaatgttggtttttggtgaggaAAACGGAGAAcggagtagagaaccaacaaattcagTCCAGTCCTTGAGTGAGcagataaattattttgttgGTAATTACTTGATTGACCTGTTGTCTTTCAGGTTTCACAAAGGGTGTAGTGTTGTTGTAGAGACAAGAGAAAATGGAAGATACAGGTGAGATCTCATTAAAAATATACCTGATAGAGCCTCAGCCAGGTACTATGTGCGTcatgattggttgatttagcggcCCGTAGTCAAAAGAACCAGCCGCTTGACTTTGTGGTGTGATTTCCAGCTCGATTCGATTTCCAAGGGATATAGTAGACATCTTACTAAGCTCTTTTTCTCGGTCCTTACTGTGAGTTACAGCGCCTTGTTTTTCCCACTTCAATTCAAGGCGTCACTCTCCGGCGGACCTTAAAGTGGAGTGGAAAAACTAGGTCTGCAACTTACAGTACGGCCCTCAAACACAGTTAGTAAGAGGAATATATAATGGTGCTCAGACCAAAAATctctttatttttattattttctttttcttttacagtGGTAGCCTTCATTCTATTGGTCAGTCTGAGGTAAGGAACTTCTTTGAATTCAGTACGATGGAGTGTTTGTACCTTTATTTAGGTTCTAATAGAACCTAAATAATAGTAGAGAACGGAACAGTCAGCTCACGTACAGAACCTCAACAATGTAGTCATCCAGGCCATTGCTAGCCAGTGCGTTATTCCCTCGGGGTTAAACTACTGGGCATGTTGCGTCAAGCAGCTTGCCACAAAATTTCTTGAGGATAGTGTCGTTGAGAAATCAAAA belongs to Acropora muricata isolate sample 2 chromosome 9, ASM3666990v1, whole genome shotgun sequence and includes:
- the LOC136929552 gene encoding sin3 histone deacetylase corepressor complex component SDS3-like encodes the protein MPKLKGVESRKSHTKMRRKRLSTTSSSPIKGKAKLANKGKKSIRSASPRSDSSEDSVFANQVCAPRSSGRLKKMAAMFNREVSFDDNRSDIYEDDEDRGFFQMNESDEDTEDASETDMAKLEEEFTEMKEQMYQEKLQDFKQQLQNLNGGKHPEYMKRLNKLDVLRSERLLIAEICKKYEIELIEKEYVREQKAAQEEYEQKKVELKKTLLNDLQEKKKVIESERISMELTGDSVEVKPAVTRKLRRRPNDPLPAPEKRRKTSPQINYMLDEKEILEDLKALNKLVSLPGEVPSSQSRSENKTGNSRIKTSGNGSHSEISYPLEVRSEDGKLLYDKKWFHKGCSVVVETRENGRYSGSLHSIGQSEIWIKKTDNTRVRVYISSLVKGKFHLKKKSTNGTNSASVSSSPSSTHSCNT